The DNA sequence TTTGATGCGGCCTTGCTGTGCACACTGCCGGATACGCATGTGGAACTGGCTGAATCGCTGATCCGGCAAGGAAAGCATGTGCTGTGCGAGAAACCGATGGGGAGAGCTTCCGCGCCGATTGCCGCTTTAATCAAGCTGGCGCAATTGAACCGGGTGAACGTCGGCGTGAACTTCAATCAGCGCTTTTCTCCGGCCATTCGGGAGTTGAAAGCGAGACTCGATTCGGACGGCACGGTCCATCTTGCCCATGCGTCCATGCATCAGCACGGCCCCGTCCACATTACGGATCATACTCACGAGCATTTTATTCTGACAGATGCCTGCTGCCATTTGCTCGATACCTTGATGTATCTGAATGGACCGATCGAAAGCGTGCATGCCTTCGGCAGCAAAATCGCGAGCGAGATCTATTCCGATGTATCGGTCAATCTTCGCTTCCACAATGGCAGCATTGGCTCCATGACGCATACCTTTGTAGGCGGATTGCATGAGTCCCAGCACCCGTTCCAACGGTTCGACGTCTCGACCGGAAAGGCGCGCTACACCGTGGAAAATATGCTGGATTCCTTAACTATTTATCCTCATCCGGACAGCTTCAGTCAGCGATGGATGCCTTCTGTTTTCCGTCCGCGCGATTATGCCTCGACGATGCTGGAGGCGGTATCCGCATGGCTGGACAGTGTTATCGGCAACAAGGAGGCGCCGGTAGACCTGTCTTGCGCGATGGAAAATGCCAGGGTTGCAGAAGCTTGCGTCCAGTCGCTTGTTCAGGGAAAGACCGTGCATGTGTAATGGCGATATTCAACAGTCGGGAGGGACATTCGTTGCAAAAATACCGGATTGGCTTTATTGGATGCGGAGAAATTGCGCATATGCACGCGGCATGTTTGCTGGATAACGGGGCGCTGATTGCAGGCGGTTATGATTTCAACGAAGCCGCGGCACGCCAGCTTGCGGACCGGTTCGGGGGCAAGGCGTTTGCTGATCCGGAGCAGCTATGCCAAGACCGGGATGTGGATGCGGTGTATATATGTACCCGGCATGATTCCCATGTCCAGTATGTCACGATGGCCGCCCGGAACGGAAAGGCCATCTTCTGCGAAAAACCGTTGGCGATGAACGCGGAAGCTGCCGCTGAGGCCGTGGAAGCGGTTGAGAAATACGGCGTTCCTTGCGTGCTGGGCTTTAATCACCGTTATTCGCCAGGCATTGCGAAGCTGAAGCAGTATTTGCTTGAACATCAAGAGCAGGCGCAGATCCTCCACTTTCAGTTCGTTACAGCCCCATTCCTCAAGAGTTGGGCCGGTCTGCAGGAGCAGGGCGGAGGCGTTCTGGTATGTCTGGGCAGCCATGTGCTGGATTTGGTTCATTACCTGGCTCCGTCCGAGGTGGTGCAGCTGCAAAGCATGGCAGTGGGACTACGCTTGCCAAGCCCGTATCTGGAAGATGCGTTCGGGGCGGTGATGACGAATGAGGCGGGACAATTCATTACTGTGCAGGCTCATGATCTGGGCAATCGAGACTTCTCTACCGATCCTGCGCATCGCATCAATACGGTTCAAGCT is a window from the Xylanibacillus composti genome containing:
- a CDS encoding Gfo/Idh/MocA family protein, encoding MQKYRIGFIGCGEIAHMHAACLLDNGALIAGGYDFNEAAARQLADRFGGKAFADPEQLCQDRDVDAVYICTRHDSHVQYVTMAARNGKAIFCEKPLAMNAEAAAEAVEAVEKYGVPCVLGFNHRYSPGIAKLKQYLLEHQEQAQILHFQFVTAPFLKSWAGLQEQGGGVLVCLGSHVLDLVHYLAPSEVVQLQSMAVGLRLPSPYLEDAFGAVMTNEAGQFITVQAHDLGNRDFSTDPAHRINTVQAFIGDEAVVARPSQFEVWGGGRNVSERYRTDVLHAWGYQELNKRFLQRLSGENIDVPDVYAGWHAAKMVEKCRNNR
- a CDS encoding Gfo/Idh/MocA family protein, encoding MLNVIIVGAGWAGNLHAEAVCRHAGANLAAIVDQDEAKARDLSRRMGHVPVFGSAAQCMEAGIPFDAALLCTLPDTHVELAESLIRQGKHVLCEKPMGRASAPIAALIKLAQLNRVNVGVNFNQRFSPAIRELKARLDSDGTVHLAHASMHQHGPVHITDHTHEHFILTDACCHLLDTLMYLNGPIESVHAFGSKIASEIYSDVSVNLRFHNGSIGSMTHTFVGGLHESQHPFQRFDVSTGKARYTVENMLDSLTIYPHPDSFSQRWMPSVFRPRDYASTMLEAVSAWLDSVIGNKEAPVDLSCAMENARVAEACVQSLVQGKTVHV